The DNA segment ATCTGGCCAAGGGTTTCCACATTGTGGGTTAGCAGCAGGGTCTTCACGCCCATGCGTGCGGCTGCCAAGGCAGCCTCAGTGCCGGCATGGCCGCCGCCGATCACGATCACGTCAAAACGGGAAGGGAAATCCACCACACACCTCGTGCCTGTCAAGGCCTGGGAAATAGAGAAAGCCGCACAGTATAGGGGAATTCACTTGGTCGCATGAAGCCGTCTGGCCAAAAAGTAGCCAGCACGTTAGCTGAGGCTTACCCATGTTAGTTATCCAGATGGGGAAAAGTCCCTGTGGGTAAAATAAAAATAGAGAGAAGAATTTCTTAAAAAGCCTATTTTTATGTTTATTCCTTAGGGGAAGGTATTTCTGTGGATAAGCTCATTAAGGCCAGATATCACAATGGTTACAGCGAATGATAAAGCTGTGGCAATCCTGCCAGTAGCCACTGCGTAAGCCGTCAGAAAGCTGTGGAGCTAAAGGCTAGTTATGCACAGGCGATTTATCCCTTGGCTTTTCACCAGGGTTATAGACTGGGTTACGGACCACTTATCAACAGAGTTCCTGCGCAGTTTTTTTGGGGCGAACAGGCAGAAACGGACCGCCCGGATCACGGGCAGTCACGTTGTCTGTGGATAAAAAGAGGGGCTTCGGCTTATTTGCCGATGCAGAAACTGGAGAAGATTCGGCCGAGGAGGTCGTCGGAGCTGAACGCACCGGTGATTTCGCCCAGGGCGTGCTGAGCCTGGCGCAGGTCTTCTGCCAACAGCTCGCCGGCGCCGGCCAGCGTGAGTTGCGAGCGCCCGTGGTCTAGGAATGCGCCGGCCTGACGCAGGGCTTCCAGGTGGCGGCGGCGGGCGCTGAAGCTGCTTTCAGCCGTCTGCTCATAACCCATGCAGGCTTTCAGATGTTCACGCAGCAGTTCCAGGCCTTCGCCCGAGCGAGCGGACAGGCTGAGCGTGACATGGCCGTCGTCGCTGACCTCCAGGCCCACGACCTCGGCGCTGAGGTCTGCCTTGTTGCGGATCAGAGTGACCTTGGCCGGATCGGGTTTGCGGTCCAGGAATTCCGGCCAAAGCGCAAAGGGGTCGGTTGCCTCGGGGGCGGTGGCATCCACCACCAGCAGCACTCGATCGGCTTCGCTGATGGCCTTCAAGGCGCGTTCGACGCCAATCTTTTCCACATGGTCGTCGGTATCCCGCAAGCCTGCGGTATCCACAACGTGCAGAGGCATTCCGTCGATGTGGATATGTTCGCGCAGGACGTCTCGGGTCGTCCCAGCGATATCGGTCACGATGGCCGCTTCCCGTCCAGCCAGGGCATTCAGGAGACTGGATTTGCCCGCGTTGGGGCGTCCGGCAATGACCACATTCATGCCGTCGCGCAACAGTGCTCCCTGGCCCGCTTCCCGAATGACTGTGGATAAGTTTTCCCGCACGCCATCCAGCAGTCCGAGTACGTGGCCATCGGCAAGGAAGTCGATTTCTTCCTCTGGGAAGTCGATGGCCGCTTCGACATAGATGCGTAGCTCGATCAGCCTCTCGGTCAAGGCATGCACCCGCTTCGAAAACTCGCCCTGCAGCGAACGCAGGGCGTTGCGCGCGGCCTGTTCGGAGCTGGCTTCGATCAGGTCGGCAATAGCCTCTGCCTGGGCCAGATCGAGCTTGTCGTTGAGG comes from the Pseudomonas sp. TCU-HL1 genome and includes:
- the mnmE gene encoding tRNA uridine-5-carboxymethylaminomethyl(34) synthesis GTPase MnmE; its protein translation is MNPVRDTIAAVATAQGRGGVGIVRVSGPLAARIAEAISGRVPKPRFAHYGPFLDGAGQTLDQGIALYFPGPNSFTGEDVFELQGHGGPVVLDLLLRRCMDLGARQARPGEFSERAFLNDKLDLAQAEAIADLIEASSEQAARNALRSLQGEFSKRVHALTERLIELRIYVEAAIDFPEEEIDFLADGHVLGLLDGVRENLSTVIREAGQGALLRDGMNVVIAGRPNAGKSSLLNALAGREAAIVTDIAGTTRDVLREHIHIDGMPLHVVDTAGLRDTDDHVEKIGVERALKAISEADRVLLVVDATAPEATDPFALWPEFLDRKPDPAKVTLIRNKADLSAEVVGLEVSDDGHVTLSLSARSGEGLELLREHLKACMGYEQTAESSFSARRRHLEALRQAGAFLDHGRSQLTLAGAGELLAEDLRQAQHALGEITGAFSSDDLLGRIFSSFCIGK